CATGGGTGTGTAGACATACCTTCTCGGTCTAAATGCTTTTGGATGCAGGGTACAGACCAACATCTACTGTATAACAGTAGACTCATTTGAAACATTAAACTCAGAAAAATGATATACAGAACATCTGTCCATATGCTATATAACAATGCTCTGGTAAACATACCTGGATGGGGTCTGAGGTGGCAGAACTCTTTGTCTAACCAGCTCCGACACTTTGGGCTCCCGGCATGCtgcaaataaacacatatttatgaACACGAACAGATATTAACGTCAGCTGTGTATTTGAATGGAGACACTGGAACTGGAACAGTGACTGGACTGTGGGGATTGACAGGAGTACCATGTCTTTATTGGTATCACTGTCTAATATGGCATAGGCTGAGGGTTTTAGAAGTTTAAGTCATGGCTATAGTAagggtaaaaagaaaagttcaatATTTAAGGAAATTCACGTATCTGCTGTCTTGGCAAGATTTAAATGAGAAGACTATAAACAGGTGTCTGTGCTTCAAACATGAGGTGCCGATCTGCtgagagtggcatcaatctGGTATCAAGCTCCTCATCTAACTAAGAGAAAAACTGTAGAACTTtggtgaagagaaaaaaaatcctttggCTGCTGTATATCTTCCAATAGAAAAACTTGCTCTGTCTTTTATTCTTTACTCTTTAATTCATGAGGAAAGTAGAGTCACAGACACTTTGACCCTTTTATATTTTGGCATCCAGACCAACATCCATTAAGAACTAATTAACATAACACTCCATACTTTATGGATTATTGTACTGCACAAATCTTTTACCTATTAGCATTTTTGTATCTTTTATTTTACAACTCTTTACTAATGGCCTTTGGGCTGTATCTATAAGTCTGATGGCACCTTATTAATGACTCATGTTCTGACAAAACACTGCACAGTCTGCTGTACTGAATGTGTGTACTACCTTTCGATGGTTGTACACCTTATGAGGAGGTGGTCTGGAGGCTACATGCCTGCCGGCAATGTCATCAGTAGAAAAGCAGTGACCAAACAGACAGTACCTCTGACACAGAGGGGATGTTTGCCACTCCAGGTCCCATTTGGCAGGCAGGTACGTCGGGCATTACCACTGATAGCATATGAGTGGTTACAGAAGAATTCCACTGTTTCAGGCTCCAGTCCAGGCACCAGCTGGTAGTAGCCATGGTAGAGGCGAGAGAGAAGTGGGCAGCTTTTCcctgcagagggggggggggggggagcagacaGAAGGTGAGCGGGTGAAGACCAACAAGGAGCAGAtgatattcattttttattttttattcaatgaGTCTCTCACCGGTGAAGCTTTGGTtgacctctttctctttttctttgtcccccctctccctttctaACTCCTCCTTTGTTTTCTCAGCAGAATCCTTCACCTTCTTGTCTTCTTTAATTGTCGGTTTTTCCTCTGGTTTCCCATCTTCCTCGCTTCCCACTCTGTACATGTACTGTGTAATGTTGACTCGAGTGGGAAGGATTTTCCTCTCCGGCTCTGGTGAACCTATGGTATTATTTTCCTTCTGCGTATTCTTTGTATGACGTATAACGGTGTTGTTCTTTGTCACTTCCAGTTCAAATATCTCCACTGTGTTGTCACCCTCAGCTACGATGACCGTTCTCATCTTGGTGTCATTCGGGCTGACTTTGCCCGAATCTCTTTTTCCATTCACctgctcttcttttctttccttgtctTCTTGTCCTTTGTCTTTTATCACAATTATTTCTGTGATATCTGTCTTTTCTGTCTCCAGGTTTGTATCTGGACTGCCTTCTTCTTTCTCATGTGGCTTCCCAACCCCAGGTTCTTTCATTTCAACTGTATTCAGGCTGTTGTCTGGGCCTTCACTATCCACTTTATCTTTGCTGCGTCCAGATGGGTTCTCAgtatttctttcctctccttcattCGCACCCCCAGACACAGTTTTCTCTGGAATGGTACCCGTATATTTATCTTCTCTGTCGACTGCTGTTGTATTGTCGTGCCCAGtgtttttatctctctctccaacgcTTTCTTTTTCACCAGTGTTTTCTTGACCTTTCTCTTTAGTTTCGCTGATAAATGTGTCATCTCTGTCCTTTTCTTCGCCAGTGAGAGTATTATTCACTGTAGATTCAGAGCATAAAGAAACATTGTTACTTTATTGTCAGTTAGCAGCTGATTGCaaatctattttctttttctatggTTGGCTTGTCATGCTGAATAGCTCTGGGCACTGACTCATTTTCTGATGACCTTATATATAAGACAGTGAAATGAGCTAAAGGTACTTTGCGATATTTGAACTGACTCACCCATTCTAATCCCTGTTATTTAAGACACTTTCTGACCTTGGTTGCAAACGGGAGGAGTCCCACTCCAGGTGTTGTTTGGGAGGCAGGCTCTCTGGGAGCTCCCACTGAGTTCATGGGGCTGGTAGCACAGGTACTGTAGAGCAATGAGGACATCATTGGGTCCATAAACCAAGAAGTGGTCCCCATGTTTTGGCTTGCGTGGTAGAGTACAGACTATTTCCACTGGTACTGGAGACAGGAAAGGAAAATCAGGCTTTTAGTGGCTGCAAATCGTCCTTTTTCCCCGTAATCTGCACCACCTCAAGGGCCGTATGCATGGCATCCAGAGCAAGTAGATGACACACATGACtttcccagaaaaaaaaatgtattcacatCATTATCTTACCACACTCTGGGGCAGACACACTCCAGGTGCCATCACTCAGGCAGATGGCAGTGTGGAAACCCTGCAGCTCAAAGCCAGAGTCACAACGGAAAGTTATGCGTGCCCCCGAGTGATGAAACAAACCCTCTGTGAATCCATGGGTGGGCACTGGAGGCCTGCGGCATCCAACAACTGTGTGGAAATACAGGAACGCACAGTTTATTCATAAACATATGTCTTCTTATGTTCCTGTTTTTAACTGAAAGACAGATCTTCCAAATTaaggcaaaacaaaaatggaTTTAGGAAGCATCTCAAGCATTTTGTCCTCCCTCTTATAAAAGACTTCACAAAAAGACCTTCAGTTCTTCACCTGCAGGTCAGACAAACCAAACTCTCAGCTCTCTGACTCTTAATTTACAAATGCCCAGTGTTTTAAAAGCATATCCTGCTACCTTAGAGGCTCATTAATGAGTCATCTCACTCGTCGTGGTGAAGTAAAACGTATACACAGGGCTTGTAAATGAGGAAGGAATAGATCAAATAGCTTTAGTCTAACTGGTTAATTTTCCAGGGTTGTAAAAGTGGATTTGTTATGCAGTGGGGCAGTATagattgttaatgtggtaataCTGggtgtaactctgttatgtgaAGAActactggaaaaaaaagaatccatcTCACAAATGGGGAAAATATTGTGTAATTACTTCAGCATGTTgtgttatatattttctttgtgaatatagtatgatatatatatgGAACAGGATCGCGCCACCCACAattgagtaaaaaaaactaaaaaacacataTGTCAACACTGAGTTTGCATTTCTGTGTGCAACGAACTCTCAAGAGGTTTTCCAGGAAATGTTCTGTCCGTGGTTTGATAGCTCCAAACCAAGAAACCTTCCCTATCATCCGGCACGGAGTTATTTACTGActtgaaatacaaaatacaaaaacaaaagttgaaCAGCAAACTGTAGTTGACCtcttttgaatgtgttttgtaaAACGTTGAAGGAGGAGCTGTGGGCATCTTTTTATTGTGCATAAATTATCAATTTTCCTTGTCAGATTTTGTCCACAGACATAATGAGATGAGTCATTGGGCTGGATCTGGATTGTTAACAGACTCTCCATAAAGACTCACACTGTAAGTAAATCATCATTCCTTTCGTTAATACCTTGGAAATTATGTTGAACACTGCACTCCAAAACAGATTACATTCAAGAATAggagtaaataaatgatttcctATGTTGAGTTTTGACCATTATGTGTCAAGACTCTCTCATGCACAATTAGTTTTATCTGAGGCTTACAACAGTTGACAGTTGGCTTATTGGAGACATAAAATACAGCTGATGTCAGGTTCATACTTAAAATTCTCCATGTAACTCCAGGCAGTAATGTAGTCTACATTTCCCCCCACAAAATGTCAAGCATTAAAATTAACAGCTGAGGATTCCTCATGGGAATACAAATGAATGCACAGTGTGGAATGAAACTCCTGCATGGGGTCTCCTCCAATGGAAAAGCTGGCTCATGTCATAGAAGTAGAATTGTTTCACCATTTGTTTTATACACTCATACTTAACCCTGAAAATCACACCACAAGTAAAAAGTGAGTGAGGTTCAGGAGGTCTGTTTTTATGGGATCTTAAAGGAGGTGTATTGGATATAAAAGTCAGGGTCCAGACACCCAAAAACACAAGACCTTGTAGGCCAACCACACCCTGATTGAGCACTACATGGCAGAGTTGAGTATCTTATAAATATTGACCGCACAGCTTTAAGGTGGTATATAGTGCAAAATGGTTGCTGACCTtaccaaaaaaaactgaatttttttctcttctcctcattCTTGGTTCATCATATATTGCATTAAAGTGACTTTTTCCCTTCAATTTCTTCCCGTTTCTTTGCCAAGAGATCAATCTCTTCACAGAAGTATGACTTCATGCATTAGTTAGTTCAATGCTGCAAACACATTTATGATATGGTCTGTTGGATTTGCAGCCCAACTGTTGAACTGCTTACTGACCAACGCTATAAGCTGGGACTGCACGGAGAGTGGAAAGCAGCTGGCCTGAACCTAGTCAGTGGAAAGCAGCTGGCCTGAACCCAGTCCAGACCACAGACCTCTTCCTTCTAACAGTGAATCTCCGCCTGCCTCGGAGCAACAACAATTGTAACTAGGTGTGTCTGATTTCAGATGAAAATGACAAAAGTGACTTACAGTAAGACACACGTCAACTCAGGCTTCTATTCTTCCCTGTGATTTTCacttgcatttttcttttcccaaCTTCCATATTTGTCAGTACTGTAGAGGCTTCAGTTATGTTACAAACTCACCATGTTCACACCTCTTGCCCGTGTAGCCAGCCAGACAGGCACAGTGGTAAGTGTAAGAACTTTCCAGGACACAAGTCCCATCATGTAGGCAAGGAGAAGAGCTGCAAGCTGTAAATAAACAAGAGTGTAACATTAGGGTACAAGAAGAAATGTTGTCTTTATTAGCAGTATGATGATAAAATGTGTATGCCAAAAAGAATGTCTGCCCACATCAAGCTACATCAAGGGATTCATATTAAAAGCTGGTACCATTTACATGTCATCTTTACTCCATTTCTACACAGAATGACTCTGTTTACTTTTACTAGATCTGGCTTCGCTGCTGGTAACTTATGTGTCTATGCGTGTGAGATACCTTAAGAATGAGGGCATTTCTGGAAATGAATGACATGTTGGTCAGCACAGGCCTTTAGCAGGCTCAACCCCCTGAGGAAGGCCTTTGCCGAACGTGTAGGTGTCAGTCACGCACtatgaaaaggctttttttattattcactgGACTGTGAGTTCCTTGTTTGCATTTGTTGTGGCTCATTCCCCAAAAGAGCCCTTATGTTCATTGAGCCTGATTTTCcaagtgactttttatttattgtctacGAAGCAAGGACTGACTGTTATTGGATTAGGACTTTTGGGTTTACCGTTAAAATGAGCCTTTAGATTGGAGGTTGGAATACATTAATTCACCGAAAGTCCTCAAAAGTATAGAAATAAATGTGTAGTGCATAAATATAAACAGTAGTCGCAGTATTGAtgttattgtaaataaataacagtgGTATTTGACCTACCTGAGCTCTCCTGGAAAGTGGCAAAGAATCCATCAAAATTCTTATAACCATCAGACACAAAAAGTATGTGCAGACTGGGACCAGAGCTCTGCACTGGGGTCGGTCTGTTGTTCCCACAGAATCGAGCAATAACACGCGAGTCAATGCTGTCACCATCTCGGACCTCCACAAAGTCGTAACGACACGATTGGTGGAACTCCAGACTCATCATCATGAACCTGTCAGCAAGAGGAtgagtacaaaaaaaacaaggtttaaAATCTTCAGCCAGCAAACAAATAATGAACAGTCATATCAAACTAAAGCTACTCAATACATAAAATGTGATTTGCTCCACTATTGTGAAGCTTACTGTTATTAATGGTGTGTGAAATAAGTCTCATTTTAACCAGGTACCACATCAGTTTAAGATTTAATTGAAAGATTTAAGAtttcaaataaacatgaaaaccCATTATACTACACCAACTTGTACCAACATTATATGAGCTCAGAGTAAATATTTAAGATAAAGCACAATAAATATTGACACTTGGCAGCAACTGGCAGATAATCATTAGTTGTGGCTTTGGTAGGTTTTAGAGACATCTTAGGAATCCCCCCCCACTTATATTTAACAGATTGATTATCTTTTAGCACtaattatgtgtttatttaacagCTTGATACATGATTGGATTTGTAATCTCTTTGGCCTAATATTGGAATGAACATGAATGACTGGTGAACTTTATACAATGCACTGGCATGCTCCCAAATCTTCTACTATTACCCTTTATCAGAGACCCTTGGGTCAGAGAAGCTTAGACTAATAAGATATAAAGTAATGCTAAATGTTATAGGCTGCAGCAGCTCCCAACAAGAATGCCAGGTGTAATTCAGATATGTTTCCTGTGATGTGAGTGTACTGCGAGCCACGgcagttaaagaaatacagGAAAACCCTAATTCCCCAGTCACTCAGGTCCAAACATATAACTTTCCATTAGTCTATCTCTAAACACAGGAGCTCTGTTTCATTCAGAAGTTGTGTTTATGTCACAAAGGACATACGAATATGACACATACATATAAGACATCTCTATATTGTTGTTGGTAAGACATGTAATGcaaagttttaaaaatataGCGGAAAAAACGCCTGCATTTCATTGGATGGAGCTTTAGTTCTTCTAAAACCCTGCCCAAAAGCTGGCCTGTAAAATGCTGTTTGTGTAAtggagagaatgacagagataGAAAGTTATCACACGATTGAAAAGCTATAcctttcctaaaaaaaaaaagctgattttGTGGTTTCCAAATGTTGCTGTGGACTTGCATTGTCCAGGACATACATCTTAGAGAAACTAATCTGAGTGAAAAATCAACTTAAATCAGCATAAATAACTATTACAGATGGCCCAATGAAGATCCCTAAAAGTAATGTTTTAATACCTAAACTGAAACAAAAGTTTGCAATATTCTTCAGTTTATTCAGAATAATGTTGATTcttttaatgtaattattagcCAATGACCACCACTTTGATACAGACTGAAATACCTCAACAGCTTTCAGATTACCACGTTTGTATATGCTGTGATCTCTAATTTTAATTTGGTTTATGATAACATCTTGTGACAATCCACAGCTGTTTGGTGGTAATATTAgcatgcatgttgttgtttgtgaacatggtaaacatcgTGCTTTctgaacatcagcatgttagaattgtcattgtgagcacgTTAACATGGTGGAGTTAGCATTAGCACAGCGCTATTAGCTTGGCTGTAGACACCAATTCTCAAACAATCAAACCTGTGGTTTTACCCATCATGCTTTGTGAtaggcaaaaacaaaacaaccataaTCAGTGAATATTATCACTAACCTTCCCAATGTAACTAAACTGATGAGGTAAATGAGGGCCAGTGAactacaactatatatatagaagCAGAAGGGACATGGTCTCACCTGAGCTCGATAGTAAAGGGACGGTCCACCTGAATGGTCCACTCACATCGAGCATTGTTGGGGTAGCTCTCGAGCACCAAGTGGCCCTGCCGTTTATGGATCACTCCCCCACACTctgaaaaacacatgcaaaacaattatattttggCGGCTGTGAATTACagcttcattattattttgaggGGCTACATTCAGCTGCTTTGGTTAGCATTCAAAGCAAAAGCAATTACATATGCGTTTCCAAAGCCACTGTAAAAGCCCAGTGTGGTGctcaacaaaataaagaaacataaacacaatacGCACAGGGGCAACAAGGCATTCAGCAGCCTATCCAGGTTctgcttttaattaaatgtatgtttgttgtTCCCCCGGGCAGAACATTTGTGTATTGAGAAAGCTGTAGTTAGTGTCCAAATGTTACATATTAAATCGCTTTATGGGATTCCCGATAGTTGACTCTAACTTGTCATTCAGCTCCTTGTCGAAAGATCTTCTGGGCATATGGCGGCCTTCCAAGCTGGCATAGTTGTCCCAGATGAGCATAAATCATCAGGGAAGGAAAgaatacatacaaaaatgttTGATAGCAAAGCCCTGTAGGATCTGCTAATTGGGAAAATGAAGAGAGACTTACTCATGCAATCTCCACCAGACCAGCCAGGACGACACTCAGCGCAGTATTTTCCAGTAATGAAGAAGTCATCCCTGGGGCCCCATGTCCCATTGTTACATCGCTTACAGTTCTCAAATATACTGCAACCTAAAAGAAAGAGAGCCCgaaacaaaatcacagaaaagtAATTAAGGAGTCGGGCCAAATCAAGTCTTTAAAAGGGCTGTTCTTTTTTCTTCGAACCTGGAACACTTTCCCCACATGGGTTGAGCCATGTCACCAACCTTCATCAGACCACTGCCACGTTTCCTTTTAATCAACTCTGTTTTACTCATTACGCTCATCTCTCACTACAAAAATAACACACAGACTTTAGTGCTTCCTTTTTAGAAATGTGGAGAAAACCCCGTAAAATGGCTTCTTGGGAGGATGTTCCGTCCACTGGGGGAATGTTTACTGGGGCATGACATTCTTTTTGAGTTTAAGAGTACAATGGGATTTACAGGTAACCATTATATTCTTTTCCCCAGAAAGAAAACCATGAATACATTCAAGCTGTGAAGAAAACATGTCAGGAGGATGGGATGTAGGAATGCAAGAGTTATGATGTTAGACCTACAGTACATCTcaaagcatttatattatcacgTATATACACCTGTATTTCTtacacagaccccccccctcccctattTCATTCACAAATGAAAGTTCAAAGTATAATCATTTACTCCAGCAAGTATTTTCCCGCTTTCCGTTGTACTGTTTGTAATGCTACGGTGCAAACAGCTGAGCAGTTGACAGACATCACTTGGTATTGCACAATTTACACTGCAGATATTAGTTGAAGATTAGATCAGCAGGTGTGGACTTTACAAGGAGATGGCAAACTTTTCATTATGTTCAAGGTaaacaaatatgaacatttGAAGGGGTTTTACCTGGATGGATGATGCACGGGTCGCACTCATTGATGGCGTTGCGACAGCAGGGCACTGAGTAGCCCACCGGCGTCCCCTGTAAGGGGCATTTACAGCGGATCACATCGTACTCGCAGCAGCCTCTACACATGACGTTCCACTCTGGGCCCGGGCAGTGGTTGTACAAATACCTGTAATCTAAAGAAGACAATACGTCAGGGTCGTCAACTCAAACAAGCGAGCAGGGAACACGTGTATGTGAGCATCATACATACATGTgctgaaaaagagaggaagatgagtcAAACATGGAGTGAATATGACAGGTGTAATGATTGGCCTTGTGAGCAGACAGGGGTTATggtcagcaggagcagcagtgGAAGGATTCTGCACTGGCTTCATGGTTATTTCCACTGCCATATACCAGAAAGCGCTTCCTTTTTGTTGAGTTCTACCCAGTAAATGGAATGTTTAATTGGACTGTAAACCAGTGAGTCAAAGACCTTTGAGCCGGAGCGGTTACGTAACAGTGGATTTAGAAGCAGAAACAGACAAGTGGAAATTCTCTTGCGGTAGATGTGGACAGAGGACTAACAGAAGCTGCACTTTAAACTTGGCAAAACGTTAGTGCAGCGTTTTGTACGCACCCTTCCCTGAGCCCTGCAATCATAATAACTTCTCTGCCCTCAACCCTCCCACCATTTACTCTTCCCTGACACCCCcatctaaaaacacaaaggcacactttatttttgtaatgcTGCACACAAGAGCTATTTGTTGTTTATATGACTTTTGTGAAACAAAGAAtttacaacacagacacacaaaagcaaaaacCAGGGAAGATAAATCTCTTCGTGATAGTTTGCAGACGGTCAACTAGAGAGGAGAAGCATAGATGTCTTGGTATGCTATGCGTCGTCCCTGCTGCCCTTCCACATTAATGATATCATAAATTGTATCTCAGTCCAACTACAATCTGGCTCATTCTCCTCAGCTATTTCTCCTAGCAGACACGTTGAGGAATGACAAACGCAGTGACATTAATGCCACTATTAATGCCACTAGTTCaactttaatgtgtttcttttaagGACAGAGTTTGTGCTTTATAGTTATTTTTATGATTCCTGTCAGTTCCTAGCGTAGGTCATTTATGTTTCGATAACGTGGGTTCAGATAGATTTGTGAAATAACCTTAAACCTCAAATGTTCAGCAAGCCAGTGACAACATGAGGTCTCATGGCGTGCAATAGATCTCAGGGTTATATATAATTCAATGTCACTCAAATGTTTTTGGACCACTGCGCCTGAACGCAACGGTCCATTATGCAATGTCCCTGCTGTTGAATAAACCGCCAGTTTTATTGTGGTAAAAATGTATGTTAAAATAACCCCTaagctttgttttatttaatcaaagCTGACGTTCTTGcattgtcttgtttgttttagcTCAGTTTGCTTCcctgaaacacaaaaagagaagcTCATAGTTTCTCAAGTGCGAGAACCACACGCATCCATGGTATGGGCATGGCCTGCGTGTTCAGTGACATGTATGTTGAGACAAGAAAAGCCCTGTATACCATGAGTCAAGTACAAGTATTACAAAGGCACACCAAGTAAAAACCTATCTTTACCAGAGTCTTACTTCATATTTTCCTCAATATTGTTTGCtcaaatctatttaaaaacataaaaaagtctAGCCCATGCTTTCTCTAGATTAGAATTGCAGCCCTATAACATTGTCAGACTCATGGTCGGAAGTAAACAAAATAAGATCAAAATCAATACAGCAAAACTATTTTGAATCCATACATTCTTCTTCCTGGTCAAAAGCATCTGCCTTCATTACCTACAGGGAATTTGACTGCCAACAGTCCAGTCAGAGCATCATGTGTTCTGCCAGTAGCGTCTCGAGCCACTAGCCTCAAGCAGAGACTAGTAGTGAGGTCTGATAAACTcacttcttttattattattttttcaaacttGTAATCTCAATTTGCCTCATGAGAAAACACTTAATGCAAttcatcattacattacatgtcatgtcatgtcatttagctgatgcttttatccaaagcgacttacaatcatgttacattcatacactgtagaacagctacagggaacaattcagggttaagtgtcttgctcaaggacacatcgactagggcagggattgaaccaccaaccccctgattgaaagacagacctgctacccactgacccacagtcgcccccatCAAATGTCTTGACTTTGTTCAGTGGAGACCAGAAGTCCCTCCAGACTCTGGTCTACTTTCAATCACAATGCAATGCAGTTGCAAGCAACTAAACATCTATGCCCCTTGTTTGATTGCACTATAACCCAGAATACATAAAACGGAGAGGATGGATTTAAGCCATAATCGATTTGGCCAATTTGACTATTTAGTCTTTAAACAACTACCTTGCAATATGCAACAGTGCTGGATGAAAACAGTGTTCAAAAGGTGTGGAGTCtgcccatctcctctc
Above is a genomic segment from Cyclopterus lumpus isolate fCycLum1 chromosome 6, fCycLum1.pri, whole genome shotgun sequence containing:
- the pamr1 gene encoding inactive serine protease PAMR1; the encoded protein is MCRGCCEYDVIRCKCPLQGTPVGYSVPCCRNAINECDPCIIHPGCSIFENCKRCNNGTWGPRDDFFITGKYCAECRPGWSGGDCMKCGGVIHKRQGHLVLESYPNNARCEWTIQVDRPFTIELRFMMMSLEFHQSCRYDFVEVRDGDSIDSRVIARFCGNNRPTPVQSSGPSLHILFVSDGYKNFDGFFATFQESSACSSSPCLHDGTCVLESSYTYHCACLAGYTGKRCEHVVGCRRPPVPTHGFTEGLFHHSGARITFRCDSGFELQGFHTAICLSDGTWSVSAPECVPVEIVCTLPRKPKHGDHFLVYGPNDVLIALQYLCYQPHELSGSSQRACLPNNTWSGTPPVCNQVNNTLTGEEKDRDDTFISETKEKGQENTGEKESVGERDKNTGHDNTTAVDREDKYTGTIPEKTVSGGANEGEERNTENPSGRSKDKVDSEGPDNSLNTVEMKEPGVGKPHEKEEGSPDTNLETEKTDITEIIVIKDKGQEDKERKEEQVNGKRDSGKVSPNDTKMRTVIVAEGDNTVEIFELEVTKNNTVIRHTKNTQKENNTIGSPEPERKILPTRVNITQYMYRVGSEEDGKPEEKPTIKEDKKVKDSAEKTKEELERERGDKEKEKEVNQSFTGKSCPLLSRLYHGYYQLVPGLEPETVEFFCNHSYAISGNARRTCLPNGTWSGKHPLCVRACREPKVSELVRQRVLPPQTPSRKTPVHKLYSSGLGRLLQSAGPTRGPPVLSQLPQGFHHLYSHIEYECASPFYHHSGSSRRTCLKTGKWSGRHVSCSPVCGKHPTFDPERPTEAHWPWLAAIYRRFTNGAGTKVTKAGRQAGSLKGDVEAGTGSHNRTTDWQLVCSGALVNQKRVVVAAHCVTELEKVYPLDAAKIKVVVGKQYRDDHRESKGLQHLRVASIAVHPNYDPHILDSDMAVVKLLDKARIGEKVLPLCLSDSQGEEVTNEQGLVTGWSPLPDSSLGPDEKARVGLVHLADVVPCERQYARNDVPVSVTDNMLCASHKPDYEPSNICPSDTGGILVLPALSENQASHNQKPPVSLRQVQGESKGLWRLMGLVSFGYDQGECNPDLYTVYTRVANFKDWIESNMK